The Pseudofrankia inefficax genome window below encodes:
- a CDS encoding alpha/beta hydrolase: protein MDYRFDPELADIIRVLPASDYTDLPTVRSEINEFLSAIQPDTEGVHTTDLRVPGPPGEPDCAVRIYRPAEVNETTAAIVNIHGGGFMVGNVDIDDENCRHLVRALGVVVVSVDYRLAPEDPFPAALEDCYAALEWTAKNVGQLGVDPARIAVYGRSAGGGLAAGLALLTRDRGGPALCFQFLAIPELDDRLTTPSMRKFVDTPVWNRPNAVISWNAYLGDGVPGTENVSPYAAPARATDLNGLPPAYISAMEFDPLRDEGVAYAQALLAAGVPTELHLFPGTFHGSTLMGQARVSQREKDEALAVLGAVLGRPGEDRI, encoded by the coding sequence ATGGACTATCGCTTCGATCCCGAACTTGCCGACATCATTAGGGTGCTGCCGGCCAGCGACTACACCGACCTACCTACCGTCCGGTCCGAGATCAACGAGTTTCTGAGCGCGATACAGCCCGACACGGAGGGCGTCCACACAACGGACCTACGTGTTCCCGGACCGCCAGGCGAACCGGACTGCGCGGTCAGGATCTACCGCCCGGCCGAGGTCAACGAGACGACCGCCGCAATCGTCAACATCCACGGCGGCGGCTTCATGGTCGGTAACGTGGACATCGATGACGAGAACTGTCGACACCTGGTCCGCGCGCTAGGCGTGGTCGTGGTATCAGTCGACTACAGGCTCGCGCCGGAGGACCCGTTCCCGGCTGCCCTCGAGGACTGCTACGCCGCACTGGAATGGACCGCGAAGAACGTCGGTCAACTCGGGGTCGACCCGGCTCGCATCGCCGTTTACGGCCGCAGTGCCGGCGGTGGTCTGGCCGCCGGACTCGCGCTCCTCACCCGCGACCGCGGCGGACCGGCGTTGTGTTTTCAGTTTCTCGCCATCCCTGAGCTCGATGACAGGTTGACGACGCCGAGCATGCGCAAGTTCGTCGACACTCCGGTATGGAATCGGCCCAACGCCGTCATCAGTTGGAACGCCTACCTTGGTGACGGTGTCCCTGGAACCGAGAACGTCTCGCCGTACGCAGCGCCAGCGCGGGCGACCGACCTGAACGGCCTACCGCCCGCCTACATATCGGCGATGGAGTTCGACCCGCTGCGTGACGAGGGGGTCGCTTACGCTCAGGCACTACTCGCTGCCGGCGTCCCGACCGAGCTGCATCTGTTCCCCGGCACCTTCCATGGCTCCACACTGATGGGACAGGCGAGGGTCAGCCAGCGCGAGAAGGACGAGGCGCTAGCGGTCCTGGGCGCGGTCCTCGGACGTCCCGGAGAGGACAGGATCTAA
- a CDS encoding ABC transporter substrate-binding protein: MSKARLVLAAAVATAAVFLAAACGSSAPKAAVASGTAGQTVTIGVFTDLTGPAASSNKTFPDGVKAGTYYAARSGYSVKYVVGDSATNPTTALAVAQKFVTQDHVLAVIASSSLLFVATRYLTAHNVPVIGISSDGPEWITSKNMFSVTGPLQQTKVATTIGAFFKLLGAKNLAALGYAVSPLSSEAAASGAVSAEVAGLKVGYLNTKFPFGSTDVGPTVLQMKDAGIDALLPAVDPNTAFALIKSLRAAGVNLAASLLPTGYGGDLQQAGTGALNAAQNVYFGLSYEPVEMQTAATKAFTADLESAGVGSEPTFAKYTGYVSVGLLVRALKAAGSHPTQASLINALSGIHDWNALGLFGSHTVDINDRENVVNGPDNCMWVAKLSGTKFILVPGAEPICGTVVPGRTVSPAS; this comes from the coding sequence ATGTCTAAAGCACGTCTAGTGCTCGCGGCGGCAGTCGCAACGGCAGCTGTCTTCTTAGCCGCGGCCTGTGGCTCGTCGGCACCGAAAGCAGCTGTCGCCTCGGGAACGGCCGGGCAGACCGTCACCATCGGTGTGTTCACCGACCTGACTGGGCCGGCCGCGTCGAGCAACAAGACGTTCCCCGACGGGGTGAAAGCCGGGACGTACTACGCCGCTCGTAGCGGCTACTCGGTCAAGTATGTCGTTGGTGACTCCGCGACGAATCCGACGACGGCCCTCGCGGTCGCGCAGAAGTTCGTGACTCAGGATCACGTGCTTGCGGTCATCGCGAGTTCTTCGTTGCTGTTCGTCGCAACTCGCTACCTGACCGCCCACAACGTACCGGTGATCGGGATCAGCTCGGACGGCCCCGAGTGGATCACCTCGAAGAACATGTTCTCGGTCACCGGACCCCTGCAACAGACCAAGGTGGCAACGACGATCGGGGCGTTCTTCAAGCTGCTGGGGGCCAAGAACCTGGCCGCGCTCGGCTACGCGGTGTCGCCGCTGTCGTCGGAGGCAGCCGCGTCCGGCGCGGTGTCGGCGGAGGTGGCGGGTCTGAAGGTCGGCTACCTGAACACCAAGTTCCCCTTCGGTTCGACCGATGTCGGGCCGACCGTGCTCCAGATGAAGGACGCCGGGATCGACGCGTTGCTGCCTGCGGTCGATCCCAACACCGCGTTCGCCCTCATCAAGAGCCTGCGCGCCGCAGGCGTCAACCTTGCCGCCTCGCTACTGCCCACAGGTTACGGCGGTGATCTGCAACAGGCCGGTACCGGGGCGCTCAACGCCGCGCAGAACGTCTACTTCGGACTCAGCTACGAGCCCGTCGAGATGCAGACCGCCGCGACCAAGGCGTTCACCGCTGACCTGGAAAGCGCCGGCGTGGGCAGTGAGCCAACATTTGCCAAGTACACCGGATACGTCTCCGTCGGACTCCTTGTGCGCGCCCTGAAAGCCGCGGGTTCCCACCCTACCCAGGCGTCGCTCATCAACGCGCTATCCGGTATCCACGACTGGAACGCTCTCGGTCTGTTCGGCAGTCACACCGTCGACATCAACGATCGTGAGAACGTCGTCAACGGTCCGGATAACTGTATGTGGGTCGCCAAGCTAAGCGGCACCAAGTTCATCCTTGTGCCAGGAGCCGAACCCATCTGCGGCACAGTGGTCCCCGGCAGGACCGTGTCGCCGGCCTCCTGA
- a CDS encoding TetR/AcrR family transcriptional regulator, which translates to MRALGACQEDVSDAALTPACQASRSSLVAAAEQVFTQDGFHDAKVVDIARLGGVTYSSFYRHFGSKEEIFLEVTRLAAGRLWEPVDVDANDFVSSAAVESGVRRHLLRYLDAYDRYAAILSLIGEIALFDARVNAVMLAAQRQNRERCVWLIKMAQDRGLADPRLNPDVAYLALDGTLHELAGGWLGRRTMSFELEVFVQEMTTFVVRSLGLRNLHA; encoded by the coding sequence GTGCGTGCACTGGGCGCTTGCCAGGAAGACGTCTCCGACGCGGCACTGACTCCGGCGTGCCAGGCCTCTCGGTCAAGCCTCGTCGCGGCCGCTGAGCAGGTTTTCACGCAGGATGGATTCCATGACGCGAAAGTCGTTGACATAGCTCGTCTCGGAGGAGTTACCTATAGCTCCTTCTATAGGCACTTCGGGTCGAAGGAGGAGATCTTCCTGGAGGTGACTCGGCTTGCCGCCGGTCGCCTCTGGGAGCCGGTCGATGTCGACGCGAACGATTTCGTCTCATCGGCCGCGGTGGAGTCAGGTGTCCGCAGGCATCTCCTGAGGTACCTTGACGCCTACGATCGGTACGCGGCGATCCTCTCTCTCATTGGCGAGATCGCGCTTTTTGACGCTCGGGTGAATGCCGTTATGCTGGCGGCCCAGCGGCAGAACCGTGAACGATGCGTCTGGCTCATAAAGATGGCGCAGGATCGCGGTCTCGCGGACCCTCGACTGAATCCGGACGTCGCCTACCTCGCGCTTGACGGAACGCTCCACGAGTTGGCTGGCGGCTGGCTTGGCCGACGGACTATGAGCTTCGAGCTGGAGGTATTCGTGCAGGAGATGACCACGTTCGTCGTGCGGTCATTGGGATTGAGGAATCTTCACGCCTGA
- a CDS encoding TetR/AcrR family transcriptional regulator: MTRRGWGGSPPASDAEARRKIVEATIRRLDRVGPARTHLTDIATDLGVTRQTVYRYYQGTDELFAAVTEQEVDTMLAQATVMITTFHDPTELVIELMAYVIEELPKAPHLTPLLVTGRSERFQRGAVAPEVLARGVAMLRDRSPIDWAAWGYDDHTLLELMEVINRVIQTMIVAPPQPEREGAELRAFLRRWFGPAVAPRRDDGA, encoded by the coding sequence ATGACACGACGTGGTTGGGGCGGATCGCCGCCCGCCAGCGACGCGGAAGCCCGCAGGAAGATCGTCGAAGCGACGATTCGGCGCCTCGACCGTGTCGGACCCGCACGGACGCATCTCACCGACATCGCTACCGACCTGGGCGTGACCCGTCAGACGGTCTATCGCTACTACCAAGGGACGGACGAACTGTTCGCCGCGGTGACGGAGCAGGAGGTCGACACCATGCTCGCCCAGGCGACCGTCATGATCACAACATTCCATGATCCGACGGAACTCGTCATCGAGCTCATGGCGTACGTCATCGAGGAGCTTCCGAAGGCGCCGCACCTCACGCCGCTCCTGGTTACCGGGCGCTCCGAGCGCTTCCAGCGCGGGGCGGTCGCGCCGGAGGTTCTCGCGCGCGGTGTCGCGATGCTCCGTGACCGAAGCCCGATCGACTGGGCCGCATGGGGCTACGACGACCACACGCTCCTGGAGCTGATGGAGGTCATCAACCGGGTCATCCAGACGATGATCGTCGCGCCACCGCAGCCTGAGCGCGAGGGCGCCGAGCTGCGCGCGTTCCTGCGCCGCTGGTTCGGCCCGGCGGTGGCGCCACGCCGTGACGACGGTGCGTGA
- a CDS encoding TetR/AcrR family transcriptional regulator has protein sequence MRWGHETALIDDEEARRRLVAAAGRCLVARGTTRLTVDDVAREAAVVRSTVYRYFKSRDDLVLGVVLSRIDAGMRPLIETLEAPEDAARSVADLLMFSVGLVAGDPLNEALFAPESGGFVTSLELRSEAVVDAFHRHLGPLLERWRDEGQLRADLDLRETSRWMNTVGLLLLGPPWTERTDEAKREFVEHYVVPGLLPQTAGR, from the coding sequence GTGCGGTGGGGTCACGAGACGGCCCTCATCGACGACGAGGAGGCGAGGCGTCGCCTGGTGGCGGCGGCCGGCCGGTGCCTCGTCGCTCGGGGGACGACGCGGCTGACGGTCGACGATGTCGCCCGGGAGGCTGCCGTGGTGCGGTCGACGGTCTATCGCTACTTCAAGTCCCGTGACGACCTGGTCCTCGGTGTCGTCCTGAGCCGTATCGACGCGGGGATGCGGCCGCTTATCGAGACGCTGGAAGCCCCGGAGGACGCGGCGCGGTCCGTGGCCGATCTGCTCATGTTCTCGGTTGGCCTCGTGGCCGGCGATCCGCTCAACGAGGCGCTGTTCGCCCCGGAAAGCGGTGGGTTCGTCACCTCACTGGAGCTGCGGTCCGAGGCGGTCGTCGACGCCTTTCACCGTCACCTTGGTCCGCTGCTGGAGCGTTGGCGGGACGAGGGTCAGCTGCGGGCCGATCTCGACCTGCGGGAGACGAGCCGGTGGATGAACACGGTGGGATTGTTGTTGTTGGGACCGCCGTGGACGGAACGCACCGACGAGGCCAAGCGGGAGTTCGTCGAGCACTATGTGGTGCCAGGCCTGCTCCCCCAGACCGCGGGCCGGTAA
- a CDS encoding nuclear transport factor 2 family protein encodes MGANGELAALEARLRRVEDEGAIGRLILTYGPAADAGLADLAASVWREDGVYDWDADGPPHDGRSAIATMLRTEGHQGLIQAGAAHVAGPPLIDVDGDTATAITYSLIMRREGANGRYYLWRVSAARWDLARDDGRWAVRRRTNRLLDDTGAGRDLLGDTMRHLSETAAR; translated from the coding sequence ATGGGCGCGAACGGAGAGCTGGCTGCGCTGGAGGCGCGGTTACGCCGGGTGGAGGACGAGGGCGCGATCGGGCGACTGATCCTGACCTACGGTCCCGCGGCGGACGCGGGGCTCGCCGACCTGGCGGCGTCGGTGTGGCGGGAGGACGGCGTTTACGACTGGGACGCGGATGGCCCGCCACACGACGGCCGGTCCGCGATCGCGACCATGCTGCGGACGGAAGGTCACCAGGGTCTGATCCAGGCGGGAGCGGCCCATGTGGCGGGCCCACCGCTGATCGACGTCGACGGTGACACCGCAACCGCGATCACCTACTCGTTGATCATGCGTCGTGAGGGTGCGAACGGCCGGTACTACCTGTGGCGCGTGAGTGCCGCGCGCTGGGACCTCGCCCGTGACGACGGCCGGTGGGCGGTGCGCCGTCGGACGAACCGGCTGCTCGATGACACCGGCGCCGGCCGCGACCTGCTCGGCGACACGATGCGGCACCTGTCCGAGACGGCGGCCCGGTGA
- a CDS encoding SDR family NAD(P)-dependent oxidoreductase produces the protein MTQGRLAGKVAIITGASTGLGPVMAKLFVDQGAKVLLCARRENLVREAAAACGPNAVAIRADVTDEDDVAALVTHAVGEFGQVDIMCNNAAAPGSDTWVWEQTLENWNATIGVDVTAAMLCTREVLRQSMLERRTGVILNFSSTAALRGMPRKTHYVTAKAALRAFTQSVANEVGPYGIRCNCLVPGSIATDLWQGWVQRTATEQGIGYDARRTALLSATALRDISTTDDVANAALFLASDESRTITGQSIIIDAGGVMLG, from the coding sequence GTGACGCAGGGACGCCTCGCCGGGAAGGTCGCCATCATCACCGGCGCGAGCACCGGCCTCGGCCCGGTCATGGCGAAGCTCTTCGTCGACCAGGGAGCGAAGGTCCTGCTCTGCGCCCGGCGCGAGAACCTGGTGCGCGAGGCCGCGGCGGCCTGCGGCCCGAACGCGGTCGCGATCCGGGCGGACGTGACTGACGAGGACGACGTCGCCGCGCTGGTCACCCACGCCGTGGGCGAGTTCGGGCAGGTCGACATCATGTGCAACAACGCGGCCGCCCCGGGCAGCGACACCTGGGTCTGGGAACAGACGCTGGAGAACTGGAACGCGACGATCGGCGTCGACGTCACGGCGGCGATGCTGTGTACGCGCGAGGTCCTCAGGCAGTCGATGCTGGAACGCCGAACCGGTGTCATCCTGAACTTCTCCTCGACCGCGGCGTTGCGCGGGATGCCCCGCAAGACCCACTACGTGACCGCGAAGGCGGCGCTACGCGCCTTCACCCAGTCGGTCGCCAACGAGGTCGGCCCCTACGGCATCCGCTGCAACTGTCTCGTGCCCGGCAGCATCGCCACCGACCTGTGGCAGGGCTGGGTTCAGCGCACGGCCACCGAACAGGGCATCGGCTACGACGCGCGCCGCACCGCACTGCTGTCCGCGACCGCGTTGCGCGACATCTCGACGACCGACGACGTCGCCAACGCCGCGCTGTTCCTCGCCAGCGACGAGAGCAGGACCATCACCGGCCAGTCGATCATCATCGACGCGGGTGGCGTGATGCTCGGATGA
- a CDS encoding TIGR03619 family F420-dependent LLM class oxidoreductase, producing MSGKPALRLSVPTPVVTMLPGAHARWEESAGIEEVARIAQAADWLGYHHLTCSEHVGVPAAEAVRRGARYFDPLATFGYLAARTERIRLATNVLVLGYHHPLEIAKRYGTLDVVSGGRVILGVGVGTLRDEFDLLDAPFEDRGARADDALRALRASLSQAEPAYRGEYYSFGGLVVDPCAVQDRLPLWVGGRTLRSLRRAIALADGWSPFGVTPAQARGWIQREELPAGFEIVLGPGRPLDPIADPDAAAEELAELAAAGATIASARLVHHSLQHYLDQLEALAALHADISSPKT from the coding sequence ATGAGCGGAAAGCCAGCGCTGAGACTCTCCGTTCCGACTCCCGTCGTCACGATGCTTCCCGGTGCGCACGCGCGCTGGGAGGAGAGCGCCGGCATCGAGGAGGTGGCGCGGATAGCCCAGGCCGCCGACTGGCTGGGCTATCACCACCTGACCTGCAGCGAGCATGTCGGCGTTCCGGCCGCTGAGGCGGTTCGCCGCGGCGCGCGTTACTTCGACCCACTGGCGACCTTCGGCTATCTGGCCGCGCGTACCGAGCGGATCCGGCTGGCGACGAACGTGCTGGTCCTCGGCTACCACCACCCCCTGGAGATCGCCAAGAGGTACGGCACTCTCGACGTCGTCAGTGGCGGCCGGGTCATCCTCGGCGTCGGGGTCGGCACGCTCAGGGACGAGTTCGACCTGCTCGACGCGCCGTTCGAGGACCGTGGGGCCCGCGCGGACGACGCGCTGCGGGCGCTACGGGCATCCCTTTCACAGGCAGAGCCGGCCTACCGGGGCGAGTACTACAGCTTCGGCGGACTCGTCGTCGATCCCTGCGCCGTGCAGGACCGGCTGCCGTTGTGGGTCGGCGGGCGAACCCTACGGTCCCTTCGCCGCGCGATCGCCCTGGCCGACGGATGGAGCCCTTTCGGCGTCACACCGGCCCAGGCGCGCGGATGGATTCAGCGGGAAGAGCTTCCCGCGGGCTTCGAGATCGTGCTCGGACCGGGACGCCCTCTCGACCCGATCGCGGACCCGGACGCGGCCGCCGAAGAGCTCGCCGAACTCGCCGCCGCCGGCGCCACCATCGCCTCGGCCAGGCTCGTCCACCACTCCCTCCAGCACTACCTCGACCAACTCGAAGCGCTCGCCGCGCTTCACGCCGATATCTCGTCACCGAAGACATGA
- a CDS encoding cytochrome P450, with amino-acid sequence MNDSDVYYDPFDFAIDDDPYPVWQRMRDEKPLYYNERYDFFALSRYEDVSPALTDWQTYRSGKGSVLEIIRANVEIPPGVILFEDPPRHDIHRSLLARVFTPKKMTALEPKVREFTTRCLDPLVEGGEFDFVRHLGAQMPMRTIGFLLGIPESDQEAIRDQIDRSMNLEHSTAQDVYDDEFLSGSMFADYIDWRARHPSDDLMTELLTAEFEDETGTVRRLTRAEILTYVTLLTGAGNETTTRLIGWTGKLLAAHPDQRRQLAADHSLIPNAIEEILRYEAPSPIQARYVAQDVELHGQTVPEGSVMALLNASANRDDRHFDSGDTFDIRRKIDRHLTFGYGIHFCLGAALARLEGRVALDEVLNRWADWEIDWPNAKMAHTSTTRGWERLPALVR; translated from the coding sequence ATGAACGACAGTGATGTCTACTACGACCCGTTCGACTTCGCGATCGACGACGACCCCTATCCGGTCTGGCAGCGGATGCGGGATGAGAAGCCGCTCTACTACAACGAGCGGTACGACTTCTTCGCTCTGAGCCGGTACGAGGACGTCTCTCCCGCCCTGACCGACTGGCAGACCTACCGCTCGGGAAAGGGCTCTGTCCTCGAGATCATAAGGGCCAACGTCGAGATCCCGCCCGGCGTCATCCTCTTTGAGGACCCACCCCGGCATGACATCCACCGATCGCTGCTCGCCCGGGTGTTCACACCAAAGAAGATGACGGCGCTGGAGCCCAAGGTTCGCGAGTTCACGACCAGGTGCCTGGACCCGCTCGTCGAGGGTGGCGAGTTCGACTTCGTCCGCCATCTTGGCGCGCAGATGCCCATGCGCACGATCGGCTTCCTCCTCGGGATCCCTGAAAGCGACCAGGAAGCGATCAGAGACCAGATCGACAGAAGCATGAACCTCGAACACTCGACAGCTCAGGACGTCTACGACGACGAGTTTCTGAGTGGCTCGATGTTCGCCGACTACATCGACTGGCGGGCCAGACACCCGTCCGACGATCTCATGACCGAGCTGCTCACCGCCGAGTTCGAAGACGAGACCGGAACGGTCCGCCGACTCACCCGCGCGGAGATCCTCACCTACGTCACGCTGCTCACGGGCGCCGGGAACGAGACGACGACCCGCCTCATCGGATGGACAGGCAAGCTGCTCGCCGCGCACCCGGACCAGCGCCGTCAGCTGGCGGCCGACCACTCACTGATCCCGAACGCCATCGAGGAGATCCTGCGGTACGAGGCGCCCTCCCCGATCCAGGCACGCTACGTGGCACAGGATGTCGAGCTCCACGGACAGACAGTCCCCGAGGGCAGCGTCATGGCTCTGCTCAACGCGTCGGCCAACCGCGACGATCGGCATTTCGACAGCGGGGACACCTTCGACATCCGTAGGAAGATCGACCGACACCTGACCTTCGGCTACGGAATTCACTTCTGCCTCGGCGCCGCACTGGCCCGGCTGGAGGGACGCGTCGCCCTCGACGAGGTCCTGAACCGGTGGGCCGACTGGGAGATCGACTGGCCGAACGCCAAGATGGCCCACACCTCGACGACCCGCGGCTGGGAACGCCTGCCCGCTCTCGTACGCTGA
- a CDS encoding GGDEF domain-containing protein: protein MLVLAVFGLFAPNAQSVLVAGAAAAVACAAAGLCMLWTGWRARGADRRWRVALGIATLPTVFVSAWHVRWIVDHQSTLPAYVPWPSTLFLAVVVVNLVGILLFPSDPLETETDERAVPWEGYHWYAITALDSLLLVDSMFLLTWATVLGSSLGTRHVNTAGIIANTGALVGDLILLAACLLLATFRQPRSGQALALLAAGMGAMAVSTASYLTITASGGHRSTPIVDVIATAGWLMLLLASLVPVPGSAPPERRSGSPRTLRLRMSLPYVALGTAGLLVVGQLIAKTPIDNAERAGLIGLLLLVIVRQMMIQSENTRLLKAVQISRRQLRYQAFHDPLTGLANRALFTERVRAALARRGSQPFALVYCDLDNFKQVNDTFGHAVGDALLRTTADRLRAGVRPVDTVARLGGDEFAILLDDRNEDPRRFCERLADAIRAPTLLADRLKPVGVSLGVVIADGDRPADPDALLHDADLAMYAAKRQAGGGLVVYQPGRPDRGCGAGGA from the coding sequence GTGCTCGTCCTCGCCGTGTTCGGGTTGTTTGCGCCCAATGCGCAGAGCGTCCTCGTGGCCGGCGCCGCGGCGGCGGTCGCCTGCGCGGCCGCGGGGTTATGCATGCTGTGGACCGGCTGGCGCGCGCGTGGAGCCGATCGGCGCTGGCGGGTGGCGCTTGGGATCGCAACGCTTCCAACCGTCTTCGTCAGTGCCTGGCATGTCCGTTGGATCGTTGACCACCAGTCGACTCTCCCGGCTTATGTACCCTGGCCCAGTACGCTCTTCTTAGCCGTCGTCGTCGTCAATCTGGTCGGAATTCTTTTGTTCCCCTCGGATCCGCTCGAGACGGAGACGGACGAACGCGCCGTGCCGTGGGAGGGCTACCACTGGTACGCGATAACGGCGTTGGACAGCCTGCTCCTGGTCGATTCGATGTTCCTTCTCACCTGGGCGACGGTTCTCGGCTCATCACTGGGAACGCGCCACGTCAATACCGCGGGGATCATCGCCAACACGGGCGCCCTCGTCGGAGACTTGATCCTGCTGGCCGCCTGCCTCCTTCTGGCGACGTTCCGTCAGCCGCGTTCTGGTCAGGCACTCGCTCTGCTGGCCGCTGGTATGGGCGCGATGGCTGTCTCGACGGCGAGCTACCTCACCATCACCGCCTCGGGCGGACACAGGAGCACGCCGATCGTCGATGTCATCGCGACGGCAGGGTGGCTGATGCTGCTGCTCGCCAGCCTTGTACCAGTCCCCGGGTCGGCACCGCCGGAACGCCGGAGCGGAAGCCCGCGCACGCTGCGCCTCCGCATGTCGTTGCCCTACGTGGCGCTCGGCACGGCCGGTCTGCTGGTCGTCGGCCAGTTGATTGCGAAGACCCCGATCGACAACGCCGAGCGCGCCGGTCTGATCGGCCTTCTCCTGCTGGTGATCGTGCGACAGATGATGATCCAGTCTGAGAACACCCGGCTCCTGAAGGCAGTCCAGATCAGTCGGCGCCAGTTGCGCTACCAGGCTTTCCATGACCCGCTGACCGGCCTCGCGAATCGCGCGCTGTTCACTGAGCGCGTCCGTGCGGCGCTGGCACGTCGTGGCAGCCAGCCGTTCGCACTGGTGTACTGCGACCTCGACAACTTCAAGCAAGTCAATGACACCTTCGGCCACGCTGTCGGAGACGCCCTGTTGCGGACCACGGCGGATCGACTCCGCGCGGGCGTCCGCCCCGTCGACACGGTCGCGCGGCTCGGTGGCGATGAGTTCGCGATCCTTCTCGACGACAGGAATGAGGATCCACGGCGATTCTGCGAACGCCTGGCCGACGCGATCCGCGCACCCACACTGCTGGCTGATCGGCTCAAGCCGGTGGGGGTCAGTCTCGGAGTCGTGATCGCCGACGGCGATCGTCCCGCTGATCCCGACGCCCTGTTACATGACGCTGACCTTGCCATGTATGCGGCAAAACGACAGGCGGGTGGTGGACTTGTCGTCTACCAACCTGGCCGGCCGGACCGCGGTTGCGGTGCAGGTGGCGCCTAG
- a CDS encoding phosphotransferase family protein, with the protein MRTENALERLTSWLQDRMPARTDLQVENSSRVTFGHSAEMLALTLAWPTATGRRRQDVVVRLRPPFPGLLEPYDMARQFTILRALEKTDVRSPAVLWLDESGEVLGRPFYVMERIAGDVYEQQMPAELDARPATVHRMTRALVEQLAAIHLVDLSGTGLVALGDGRSYLDHQLDRWTAEMRRVQRGELPGLERLLAELRDRRPTASERVTLVHGDPKPGNFAFVDGEVTGVFDWEMAGIGDPLADVGYLDLLWKTPVFFTSRPAALTSDEAVAYYEELTGIPVRHREWYRALQAFKTSVILLVGAMLFDAGHTDDPRFGMMGRAITPYVRRSLSDFGINEPPPSGPVEPRPERLLKPDPARSGDRTGR; encoded by the coding sequence ATGCGAACCGAGAACGCCCTCGAGCGGCTGACCTCCTGGCTCCAGGATCGAATGCCGGCCAGGACCGACCTCCAGGTCGAGAACTCCAGCCGCGTCACCTTCGGCCACTCGGCGGAGATGCTGGCGCTGACGCTCGCCTGGCCCACCGCCACCGGACGGCGGCGCCAGGACGTCGTCGTGCGCCTGCGCCCGCCCTTCCCCGGCCTGCTGGAGCCGTACGACATGGCCCGGCAGTTCACCATCCTGCGGGCACTGGAGAAGACCGACGTCCGCAGCCCGGCCGTCCTGTGGCTCGACGAGTCGGGCGAGGTGCTGGGACGGCCGTTCTATGTGATGGAGCGAATCGCCGGGGACGTCTACGAGCAGCAGATGCCCGCCGAACTGGACGCTCGGCCGGCGACGGTCCACCGGATGACGCGGGCGCTGGTCGAACAGCTCGCGGCTATCCACCTGGTGGATCTGTCCGGCACAGGCCTCGTGGCGCTCGGCGACGGCCGTTCGTATCTCGACCACCAGCTCGACCGCTGGACGGCCGAGATGCGCCGGGTCCAGCGCGGCGAGCTCCCGGGCCTCGAGCGGCTCCTCGCCGAGTTGCGGGACCGCAGGCCGACGGCGTCAGAGCGGGTCACCCTCGTGCACGGCGACCCAAAGCCGGGGAACTTCGCGTTCGTCGACGGCGAGGTCACAGGTGTGTTCGACTGGGAGATGGCAGGAATCGGCGATCCCCTCGCCGACGTCGGCTATCTCGACCTTCTCTGGAAGACACCCGTCTTCTTCACGAGCCGGCCGGCGGCACTGACCTCCGACGAGGCGGTCGCGTACTACGAGGAGCTGACCGGAATTCCGGTCCGGCATCGCGAGTGGTACCGCGCGCTGCAGGCGTTCAAGACCTCCGTGATCCTCCTCGTCGGCGCCATGCTGTTCGACGCGGGCCACACCGACGACCCGCGGTTCGGGATGATGGGTAGAGCTATCACGCCCTACGTCCGGCGGTCGCTAAGCGATTTCGGCATCAACGAGCCGCCGCCGTCTGGACCCGTCGAGCCGCGACCGGAGCGGCTCCTGAAGCCGGACCCGGCCCGGTCCGGAGACCGCACTGGGCGGTAG
- a CDS encoding DUF2218 domain-containing protein, with amino-acid sequence MSPDLPSADGRAATDRADRYLAQLCGHLSAIHHRHEAGHGGAGLPRIRTVTRSGDAALIEFDRGTCRLEANDDALVLSVDATDADSLRQIKAALTHRLETIGGREGLTLVW; translated from the coding sequence ATGTCGCCTGATCTGCCCAGTGCCGACGGGCGCGCGGCCACGGACCGGGCGGACCGCTATCTCGCCCAGTTGTGCGGCCACCTGAGCGCCATCCACCACCGCCACGAGGCCGGGCACGGCGGCGCTGGCCTCCCGCGGATCCGGACCGTGACCCGCAGCGGAGACGCCGCCCTGATCGAGTTCGACCGCGGGACCTGCCGGCTCGAAGCCAACGACGACGCGCTCGTCCTCTCAGTCGACGCCACGGACGCCGACAGCCTGCGACAGATCAAGGCGGCGCTCACCCACCGGCTGGAGACGATCGGCGGCCGGGAGGGACTGACGCTGGTCTGGTAA